The following are encoded in a window of Acidobacteriota bacterium genomic DNA:
- a CDS encoding sigma-70 family RNA polymerase sigma factor, producing MDSSAINVTRLLLDWRAGDRAALDRLMPLVYDELRRIARAYLRHERREHTLQTSALVNEAYLRLVDHEQISWQNRAHFFCVAAQAMRRILVDHARSRNFAKRGGAAHKVSLDEAAGVALERADELLALDDALQDLAKFDERKSRVVELRYFGGLSVEETAEALGIAAITVIRDWNTAKVWLLREMSKGAADDA from the coding sequence ATGGATTCTTCCGCAATCAATGTGACGCGACTGCTGCTGGATTGGCGCGCTGGCGACCGGGCGGCGCTCGACCGCCTGATGCCATTGGTGTACGACGAATTGCGGCGCATCGCGCGCGCCTATTTGCGCCACGAACGGCGGGAACACACCTTGCAAACTTCGGCGCTGGTCAACGAAGCGTATCTGCGGCTGGTGGATCACGAGCAGATTTCGTGGCAGAACCGCGCGCACTTTTTCTGCGTTGCGGCGCAGGCAATGCGGCGCATCCTGGTGGATCACGCCCGTTCGCGCAATTTTGCCAAGCGCGGCGGCGCGGCGCACAAAGTCTCGCTCGACGAAGCCGCCGGCGTCGCCCTTGAACGCGCCGACGAATTGCTTGCGCTCGACGATGCCTTGCAGGACTTGGCGAAATTCGACGAGCGCAAAAGCCGCGTGGTCGAGTTGCGTTATTTCGGCGGCCTGAGCGTCGAAGAAACCGCCGAAGCGCTCGGCATCGCGGCCATCACCGTGATCCGCGATTGGAATACAGCGAAAGTCTGGCTGTTGCGGGAAATGAGCAAAGGTGCAGCCGATGACGCCTGA